A single region of the Nitrosomonas sp. Is79A3 genome encodes:
- a CDS encoding IS630 family transposase translates to MEKIDARTLKDEALHERRRQVIRLHKRGGKPGQIAQVTELSDTAVKKIIRLYEEGGAAGLKPGRRGRRTGDKRSLSEEQELRLQRLICDKRPEQLKMDFALWNRGAIRQLIEQECGISMPIRTVGHYLKRWGFTPQKPIRRAYEQRLEAVKQWLNEQYPDIAKRAQTEGGEIHWGDETGLVNTDVRGRGFAPKGKTPVTYAPGTRQRLSMIATVTNKGCARWQIIDGNFNSDRLIEFLELLIKDAGKKVFLILDNLRVHHSKPVKAWLEENKEKIECFYLPSYSPELNPEERLNSDLKQAIGSKVPVRTKEKLHAAVDDHMLMLQNNPERVASYFQDPYVKYAA, encoded by the coding sequence ATGGAAAAAATAGATGCAAGAACCTTAAAAGATGAAGCGCTGCATGAACGTCGCCGGCAAGTGATTCGTCTTCACAAGCGAGGCGGCAAACCTGGGCAAATAGCGCAGGTTACGGAGCTGAGCGACACGGCTGTGAAGAAGATTATTCGACTTTATGAAGAAGGTGGTGCAGCTGGACTAAAGCCTGGTAGACGCGGCCGACGTACGGGTGACAAACGCAGCCTAAGCGAAGAGCAGGAGTTGAGATTGCAACGGCTTATTTGTGATAAGCGTCCTGAGCAACTGAAGATGGATTTTGCGTTGTGGAATCGTGGGGCGATAAGACAGTTAATTGAGCAGGAATGTGGCATATCCATGCCGATACGCACGGTGGGACACTACCTCAAGCGTTGGGGATTTACCCCGCAGAAGCCGATCCGACGTGCTTATGAACAACGCCTGGAGGCGGTAAAGCAATGGCTCAATGAGCAATATCCGGATATTGCCAAGCGCGCTCAAACTGAAGGCGGGGAGATTCACTGGGGTGATGAGACAGGATTAGTCAATACGGATGTGCGAGGACGTGGCTTTGCACCCAAGGGAAAAACACCCGTGACCTACGCTCCTGGCACGCGGCAACGGTTGTCAATGATTGCCACTGTAACCAACAAAGGCTGTGCACGCTGGCAGATTATTGATGGAAATTTCAATTCAGATAGACTCATTGAATTTCTCGAACTACTGATCAAGGATGCAGGGAAGAAAGTGTTCTTGATCCTGGATAATTTGAGAGTGCACCACAGCAAACCAGTGAAGGCTTGGCTGGAAGAAAATAAGGAAAAGATCGAATGCTTTTATTTACCCAGCTACAGTCCGGAATTAAATCCAGAAGAAAGATTAAACTCAGATTTGAAGCAGGCTATCGGTTCGAAAGTTCCGGTGCGTACCAAGGAGAAATTACATGCCGCTGTCGATGATCATATGTTGATGCTGCAGAATAATCCAGAGCGCGTTGCTTCTTACTTCCAAGATCCGTACGTAAAATATGCCGCTTAA
- a CDS encoding IS4 family transposase, which translates to MHAGKLVFAQLMEHLPLRTFHQCVARYSGRYPTLKFSHLDQFLCMAFAQLTYRESLRDIETCLRAHQAKLYHLGIRGNIAKSTLADANEQRDCRIYMDFAMSLIQTARKLYASDSFAVELEQTVYALDTTTIDLCLSVFPWARFRSTKATVKMHTLLDLRGNIPTFIHISDGKMHEVNVFDILTPEAGSFYIMDRGFTDFSRWYTMHQAQAFFVTRAKSNLLFRRVYSRSVDKSTGLRCEQTIALRAPKASKDYPQHLRRIKFYDAEHDKHLVFLANNFDLPALTIAQLYRCRWQVELFFKWIKQHLRIKRFYGTTENAVKTQIWIAISVYVLVAIVKKRLNTEASLYTILQILSLTLFEKTPIDQLVKNAEVQITMSKNNNQLNLFN; encoded by the coding sequence ATGCACGCAGGGAAATTGGTGTTTGCCCAATTAATGGAGCACCTGCCTTTGCGCACGTTTCATCAGTGCGTAGCCAGATATTCAGGTCGATATCCAACACTCAAGTTCTCGCATCTCGACCAGTTTCTGTGCATGGCTTTCGCACAACTGACTTACCGCGAGAGTCTGCGCGACATCGAAACCTGTCTGCGCGCCCACCAAGCCAAGCTCTACCATTTGGGCATACGAGGCAACATCGCCAAGAGTACGTTGGCTGATGCCAACGAGCAGCGCGACTGCCGCATCTATATGGATTTCGCGATGAGCCTGATCCAGACAGCCAGAAAGCTTTACGCCAGCGACAGCTTTGCTGTCGAGCTGGAACAAACGGTCTACGCACTCGATACCACGACCATTGACTTGTGCTTGAGCGTCTTTCCGTGGGCACGCTTCCGCTCCACCAAGGCTACCGTTAAGATGCATACGCTGCTTGACCTGCGCGGCAATATTCCAACCTTCATTCATATCAGCGATGGCAAGATGCACGAGGTCAATGTGTTCGACATCCTGACACCCGAAGCTGGCAGCTTTTACATCATGGATCGGGGCTTCACCGATTTTTCTCGCTGGTACACCATGCACCAAGCACAAGCATTTTTTGTAACACGCGCTAAATCCAATCTGCTTTTTCGCCGCGTCTACTCTCGCTCCGTGGACAAATCCACCGGACTACGCTGTGAACAAACCATTGCCCTAAGGGCTCCCAAGGCTAGCAAGGATTATCCTCAGCACCTGCGGCGTATCAAGTTCTACGATGCAGAACACGACAAGCATCTGGTATTTCTAGCCAACAACTTCGACTTACCTGCGCTGACCATCGCTCAGCTTTATCGTTGTCGCTGGCAGGTCGAACTATTCTTCAAGTGGATCAAGCAACATCTTCGTATCAAGCGTTTCTACGGAACTACTGAGAACGCAGTCAAAACGCAGATATGGATTGCCATATCGGTTTATGTCTTGGTTGCCATCGTGAAAAAGCGGCTCAATACCGAAGCTTCGCTTTACACAATTCTACAGATTTTAAGCCTGACTCTTTTCGAGAAAACACCTATCGATCAATTGGTTAAAAATGCCGAGGTGCAAATAACCATGTCGAAAAATAATAACCAACTGAATCTATTTAATTAA
- a CDS encoding RNA methyltransferase, whose amino-acid sequence MNAPCPLDNVRIVLSHTSHPGNIGAAARAMKTMGLSVLYLINPRLFPDREADARAVSARDILDKIKVCTELDEALENTVMVAAMTARPRDLSHDVFDARQGARELLRYARQQPVALLFGAETSGLTTAEVNKCQIIIHIPANPEFSSLNLASAVQVMAYELRMALIENEEPASPIGSPVSFNDLELFYAHLEQAMIACDFLDPQKPKLLMQRIRRLFARARLEKEEVQILRGILTALGKRW is encoded by the coding sequence ATGAATGCTCCTTGCCCGCTTGATAATGTTCGCATCGTTCTCAGCCATACCAGCCACCCCGGCAATATCGGTGCGGCTGCGCGGGCGATGAAAACGATGGGATTGAGCGTGCTGTATCTGATCAATCCCCGGCTTTTCCCGGATCGGGAGGCGGATGCCCGTGCTGTAAGCGCGCGCGATATTCTGGATAAAATTAAGGTTTGCACCGAATTGGATGAGGCTTTGGAAAATACCGTGATGGTTGCAGCAATGACGGCGCGGCCACGCGACCTTTCGCATGATGTGTTCGATGCTCGCCAGGGTGCACGGGAATTATTGCGTTATGCGCGGCAACAGCCGGTCGCATTGCTGTTTGGCGCAGAAACCTCCGGCCTGACCACCGCGGAAGTGAATAAGTGTCAGATCATTATTCATATTCCTGCCAACCCGGAATTCAGTTCACTGAACTTAGCGAGCGCTGTGCAAGTGATGGCTTACGAACTGCGCATGGCGCTGATAGAAAACGAAGAACCTGCATCCCCGATTGGATCACCAGTTAGTTTTAATGATCTGGAGTTATTTTATGCGCATCTTGAGCAGGCGATGATCGCCTGCGATTTTCTTGATCCGCAAAAACCCAAACTGTTGATGCAGCGCATCCGCCGTTTGTTTGCACGGGCGCGACTGGAAAAAGAGGAAGTGCAGATTCTACGCGGTATTCTGACGGCTTTGGGGAAGCGCTGGTAG
- a CDS encoding plasmid pRiA4b ORF-3 family protein, whose product MGTRAAAKSLRSIYQLKITLKGFRPPIWRRFLVASTVSLEDVHDILQIVMGWTDSHMHEFSKGSDRYGVPDADFPSDILDEAKYRLDQALKKEKDKLNYTYDFGDGWEHEVILEKILPFETGVALPVCLKGNGACPPEDIGGIGGYAMFLDAISDPEHPEHESMLEWIAEDIDGDFDPEYFDLAEVNHLLQE is encoded by the coding sequence ATGGGAACACGCGCGGCAGCAAAATCTTTACGGTCAATCTATCAACTTAAAATTACCCTAAAAGGTTTTCGTCCACCAATATGGCGCAGGTTTTTAGTAGCGAGCACAGTCAGCCTGGAAGATGTGCATGATATTTTGCAAATCGTGATGGGATGGACCGATTCCCATATGCACGAGTTCTCTAAGGGAAGCGATCGTTATGGCGTGCCGGATGCGGATTTTCCTTCGGATATTCTGGATGAAGCCAAATACCGGCTTGATCAGGCATTAAAGAAGGAAAAGGATAAGCTGAACTATACTTATGATTTTGGTGATGGCTGGGAGCATGAAGTCATTCTGGAAAAAATCCTGCCGTTTGAAACAGGCGTTGCTTTGCCGGTGTGTCTCAAAGGCAACGGGGCTTGTCCGCCTGAGGATATTGGCGGAATAGGAGGGTATGCGATGTTCCTGGATGCGATTTCGGATCCTGAACATCCGGAACACGAAAGCATGCTGGAATGGATAGCAGAGGATATCGACGGTGACTTTGACCCGGAATATTTTGATCTGGCTGAGGTGAATCATCTGTTGCAGGAATAG